In a single window of the Candidatus Flexicrinis proximus genome:
- the hemH gene encoding ferrochelatase, producing MNSQQIGVIVAQLGTPDAPTAAALRPYLRQFLSDRRVIDYPSWLWQVVLHGAILRTRPKRSARLYQRVWMPEGSPLRVHSDAQVAGLQARLGDRYRVVLGMTYGTPGIPHAVASLEAQGIDRIVVLPMYPQYSSTTTAPIYDAVTRAAGTPKKRTYPALRFIAPFYDHPAYIASMRRHLLAAIRDRETPPDVFVISFHGIPARYVHTGDPYRAQCERTARLLADAMHWRDDQWQIAFQSRFGPEAWLQPYTDQVIEKLARANDGRVLVFSPGFTTDCLETLDELGNEGREAFVQAGGHEHNFHLAACLNANPDWLDALAELIVDNSWRS from the coding sequence ATGAATTCACAGCAAATCGGCGTGATAGTCGCGCAGCTCGGCACGCCAGATGCTCCTACTGCTGCCGCGCTGCGCCCGTATCTTCGCCAGTTCCTCAGCGATCGCCGGGTGATCGACTATCCCTCGTGGCTCTGGCAGGTAGTACTTCACGGCGCTATTCTGCGGACGCGGCCAAAGCGGTCTGCGCGGCTTTACCAGCGCGTCTGGATGCCCGAAGGTTCGCCCCTGCGCGTCCACTCCGATGCGCAGGTGGCCGGGCTACAGGCACGGCTCGGCGACCGTTACAGGGTCGTCCTCGGCATGACCTACGGCACTCCAGGCATCCCCCATGCGGTTGCGTCGCTGGAAGCTCAGGGTATCGACCGCATCGTTGTCCTGCCGATGTACCCGCAATATTCGTCGACCACGACCGCGCCGATTTACGACGCCGTCACCCGTGCCGCCGGCACACCGAAAAAGCGCACCTATCCGGCCCTGCGGTTCATTGCGCCATTCTACGATCATCCCGCCTATATCGCCTCGATGCGCCGCCACCTGCTGGCGGCTATCCGTGACCGCGAAACGCCGCCCGATGTATTCGTCATCAGCTTCCACGGAATACCGGCGCGCTACGTCCACACGGGAGATCCCTACCGCGCGCAGTGTGAGCGGACGGCGCGGCTGCTGGCGGACGCCATGCACTGGCGCGACGACCAGTGGCAGATCGCTTTTCAATCGCGCTTTGGCCCCGAAGCCTGGCTCCAGCCGTATACCGATCAGGTGATCGAAAAGCTCGCAAGAGCGAACGATGGCCGAGTCCTGGTGTTCTCGCCTGGATTTACCACCGACTGCCTGGAAACGCTGGATGAACTGGGCAACGAAGGGCGCGAAGCCTTTGTACAGGCGGGCGGACACGAGCACAACTTCCACCTCGCCGCCTGCCTGAACGCCAACCCGGATTGG
- a CDS encoding PAS domain S-box protein: MQPAIVTYLITLLFSIVMAAMLSTAAWSRRESPGAIPFALAMVMVMLASTNRTMFLLADPENAYLWARLRIVFLSFIPPFATVFVLDYIGFSRWARASRSWPLFVVPLILSILLWTHDGLFFTSWGLTEETGIRTEVQVYGPLWRVNLIYGYGCFIAILGMLLRSMLTSLRPMRSQTLLLIIGWTIMVGSNMPFAILSLGRYIPNLTNVGFVIAGVFFLAALRRQGFLDRVPLALQAVYQSMQDGVIVFDAKHRISAMNPAAERYIGASSSDLVGKVSQEAFAARPDLIERFRGVSELHHVEVTDKDRVFDFDMSPILNQGEHAGNVLVIRDITERRIAEERALVLRLEKERIHLLAGVIRDTSNELRAPLTMISSSVYAAQNAASPQQRKEKLAQIEVSTSHMTQIIDTLQLLADLDVRTTLSLSEFTVRDWLETLPNAVRELIDRRSHRLIREFDKSNPVTLYADFYLLRSALQQLLLNAALYTPEGGLITLKAAQVEDTIEVTVSDNGGGIAPEALEAIFDRFTKLNRTRMQDGSGAGIGLAIVKKVVELHGGTVGAHSVPGKGSDFTMRIPLRAKVVAPTEQGAASG; this comes from the coding sequence ATGCAGCCTGCTATCGTCACCTACTTGATCACCCTCCTCTTTAGCATTGTCATGGCCGCCATGCTGAGTACAGCGGCGTGGTCGCGGCGCGAGTCGCCCGGGGCGATCCCCTTCGCGCTGGCGATGGTGATGGTCATGCTGGCCAGCACGAACCGTACAATGTTCTTATTGGCTGACCCGGAAAACGCCTACCTATGGGCGCGCCTGAGGATCGTGTTCCTGAGTTTCATCCCGCCGTTCGCAACGGTCTTTGTGCTGGATTACATAGGCTTCTCGCGCTGGGCGCGCGCCTCGCGTTCGTGGCCGCTGTTTGTGGTGCCGCTGATCCTGAGCATCCTACTCTGGACCCACGACGGCCTGTTCTTTACAAGCTGGGGGCTGACCGAGGAAACCGGCATCCGTACCGAAGTTCAGGTGTACGGCCCGCTGTGGCGCGTGAACCTGATCTACGGGTACGGCTGCTTCATCGCGATCCTCGGCATGCTCTTACGCTCGATGCTGACCTCGCTGCGGCCGATGCGCTCGCAGACGCTGCTGCTGATCATTGGCTGGACGATCATGGTCGGCTCGAACATGCCGTTTGCAATCCTGTCTCTCGGCCGCTATATCCCGAACCTGACTAACGTAGGCTTTGTGATCGCCGGAGTATTCTTCCTGGCCGCGCTGCGGCGCCAGGGCTTCCTCGACCGAGTCCCGCTCGCCCTGCAGGCGGTATACCAGAGCATGCAGGACGGCGTGATCGTTTTCGATGCCAAGCACCGAATCTCCGCGATGAACCCGGCCGCCGAGCGTTACATCGGCGCATCGAGCAGCGACCTGGTCGGAAAGGTCTCGCAGGAGGCGTTTGCCGCCCGGCCCGACCTGATCGAGCGTTTTCGCGGCGTCTCGGAACTCCACCACGTCGAAGTCACCGACAAAGACCGAGTTTTCGACTTTGATATGTCCCCGATCCTCAATCAGGGGGAGCATGCCGGCAATGTACTGGTCATCCGCGACATCACCGAACGCCGGATAGCCGAGGAACGCGCGCTGGTGCTGCGGCTCGAAAAGGAGCGAATCCACCTGCTTGCCGGCGTGATCCGCGACACCAGCAACGAGCTGCGCGCACCGCTGACCATGATCTCGTCGTCGGTTTATGCGGCACAGAATGCGGCCAGCCCGCAGCAGCGCAAAGAAAAACTGGCGCAGATTGAAGTGTCCACTTCGCACATGACCCAGATCATCGACACGCTCCAACTGCTGGCCGATCTGGACGTCCGCACCACCCTGAGCCTGTCCGAGTTTACCGTCCGCGACTGGCTCGAAACGCTGCCGAATGCGGTGCGCGAACTCATCGACCGGCGCAGTCACCGGCTAATCCGCGAATTCGACAAGTCGAACCCGGTCACCCTGTATGCCGACTTTTATCTGCTGCGCTCCGCGCTTCAGCAGCTGCTCCTGAATGCCGCGCTCTATACCCCTGAAGGTGGCCTGATCACTCTGAAAGCCGCGCAGGTCGAAGACACCATCGAGGTGACGGTCAGCGATAACGGCGGGGGAATCGCGCCGGAAGCCCTGGAAGCGATCTTCGACCGCTTCACCAAACTCAACCGGACGCGCATGCAGGATGGCAGCGGTGCAGGTATCGGGCTGGCGATCGTCAAGAAGGTCGTCGAGCTGCACGGCGGCACGGTCGGCGCGCACAGCGTTCCGGGCAAGGGCAGCGACTTCACAATGCGCATCCCGCTGCGCGCCAAAGTCGTTGCGCCCACAGAGCAGGGCGCGGCTTCCGGGTGA
- a CDS encoding alpha-galactosidase, whose protein sequence is MPILSTPQTWILKTAHTAYALGLNSFGTLVHRYWGPRLDSPDDYRPAQDYIGWSSFNGPGQLNAAEFPAYAGASYVEPCLKITQPDGTRDTVLRFSSAHVDGDSLKLTLQDADYPLTVTLHYRVHAQYDLVERWTEVRNDGDGAVSLERVLSASWNMPHGGQYRLRHMTGKWFDEWTPQCEPLTSGVKVLESRRLTTSHNHNPFWTLDSDASEEHGDVWFGTLAWSGNWTLKAEVTDFHATRILTGLNDYDFTWRLNPGETFTTPSALAGYSSGGYGAASRILHDYVRETLLPHPGAVRKVIFNSWEVSTFHVDEASQMRFAEIAAGLGVELFVMDDGWFKGRNKDDAGLGDWVPDPTKFPNGLQPLAAHIKSLGMEFGLWIEPEMVNPDSDLYRRSPDWVIHFPTRERTEMRQQLILNLGRTDVQDYLIDSISAILSTVEISFIKWDMNRNVSEPGWPDAPGDPRELWVRYVQGLYRVWGTLRERFPQVIWQSCSGGGGRADFGILKYADQIWISDNTIPTRRLPMQLAYLSAFPAATMEAWVTDTGDPYVSLAFRMHVSMFGALGIGANITKWDAAEKDVAQVLISQYKDFRHILHQGDLYRLDTPAGYTAVQVVSKDRRESVVFAFRTHIPDPAHPLNLRLRGLHPAANYTLNTLEIPVEDGSHAGHGFPFGLVADQTEGKRSGAAWMSPGALPVYLANFDSRVMVLQQV, encoded by the coding sequence ATGCCAATTCTCTCAACACCCCAGACCTGGATCCTGAAAACCGCCCATACGGCCTATGCCCTGGGTCTCAACAGCTTCGGCACGCTGGTTCACCGCTACTGGGGACCGCGGTTGGACTCCCCTGATGATTACCGGCCGGCCCAGGACTACATCGGGTGGTCCAGCTTCAACGGTCCCGGTCAGCTGAATGCGGCCGAATTTCCGGCCTATGCGGGTGCAAGCTATGTTGAGCCGTGCCTGAAAATCACCCAGCCGGACGGCACGCGCGACACCGTTCTGCGCTTTTCTTCGGCGCATGTGGACGGCGACAGCCTGAAGCTGACGCTGCAGGACGCAGACTATCCTTTGACAGTGACGCTGCATTACCGTGTCCACGCCCAATACGACCTGGTCGAACGCTGGACGGAAGTCCGCAACGACGGCGACGGGGCGGTGTCGCTGGAACGGGTGCTGTCGGCCAGCTGGAATATGCCCCACGGCGGACAGTACCGTCTGCGCCACATGACCGGCAAGTGGTTTGATGAGTGGACTCCGCAGTGTGAGCCGCTGACGTCGGGCGTAAAGGTGCTCGAAAGCCGGCGCCTGACCACCAGCCATAACCACAACCCATTCTGGACGCTGGACTCCGATGCAAGCGAAGAACACGGGGATGTGTGGTTCGGGACGCTGGCCTGGTCCGGAAACTGGACGCTGAAGGCCGAAGTCACCGATTTCCATGCGACGCGGATCCTGACGGGTCTGAACGACTACGACTTCACCTGGCGGCTCAACCCAGGCGAGACCTTCACCACGCCCTCGGCGCTGGCGGGATATTCGTCTGGTGGATACGGCGCGGCCAGCCGGATTCTGCATGACTATGTGCGCGAGACGCTGCTGCCGCATCCCGGCGCCGTGCGAAAAGTGATCTTCAATAGCTGGGAGGTCTCGACCTTCCATGTCGATGAGGCGTCTCAGATGCGCTTCGCGGAAATCGCGGCTGGGCTGGGCGTCGAGCTGTTCGTGATGGACGATGGCTGGTTCAAGGGGCGTAATAAGGACGACGCCGGCCTGGGCGACTGGGTGCCTGATCCCACCAAGTTCCCCAATGGCCTGCAGCCGCTTGCGGCGCACATCAAGTCGCTGGGCATGGAATTCGGGTTATGGATCGAGCCGGAAATGGTCAACCCGGACAGCGATTTATACCGTCGGTCTCCCGATTGGGTCATCCACTTTCCAACCCGTGAACGCACGGAAATGCGCCAACAATTGATCCTCAACCTTGGAAGGACGGACGTGCAGGACTATCTGATCGACTCGATCAGTGCGATCCTGAGCACGGTCGAAATCTCGTTCATCAAGTGGGATATGAACCGCAACGTCAGCGAACCGGGCTGGCCGGATGCCCCCGGTGACCCCCGTGAGCTTTGGGTGCGCTACGTGCAAGGGCTGTACCGCGTGTGGGGGACGCTGCGCGAACGCTTCCCACAGGTGATCTGGCAGTCGTGTTCCGGCGGCGGCGGCCGCGCGGATTTCGGCATTCTGAAATATGCCGATCAGATATGGATCAGCGACAATACCATCCCCACACGCCGCCTGCCGATGCAGCTTGCCTACCTGAGCGCCTTTCCGGCTGCGACCATGGAGGCATGGGTGACCGATACGGGCGACCCGTATGTGTCGCTGGCCTTCCGGATGCACGTGAGTATGTTTGGGGCGCTGGGGATTGGCGCCAACATCACCAAGTGGGACGCGGCCGAGAAGGACGTTGCGCAGGTCTTGATTTCGCAGTACAAGGATTTCCGGCATATCCTGCATCAGGGGGACCTGTACCGCCTTGACACGCCCGCTGGCTACACTGCGGTACAGGTGGTGAGCAAAGACCGTCGCGAGTCGGTGGTTTTTGCTTTTCGGACGCACATCCCTGACCCGGCCCACCCGCTGAACCTGCGGCTGCGCGGCCTCCATCCGGCGGCAAACTACACGCTGAATACGCTGGAAATCCCGGTCGAAGACGGCTCACATGCCGGGCACGGCTTTCCGTTCGGTCTGGTTGCCGACCAGACCGAGGGCAAACGGTCGGGCGCGGCCTGGATGAGTCCCGGCGCCCTCCCGGTCTACCTTGCCAACTTCGACAGCCGGGTGATGGTGCTGCAACAAGTGTAA
- the nagA gene encoding N-acetylglucosamine-6-phosphate deacetylase, with protein MSTPSLLIANAELVLPDDTCKTGWLQTEGRAIHRIGFGAVPEPAAGQTLIDASGLILMPGLIDMHLHGMRGADAMDAVPEALHSISRALVRHGVTGWLPTTWTALHMTIVTALETIAACMGPSATGATILGAHMEGPYLNIARCGYQNVQFIRRARADESRELFETGAVRLISLAPEFAENQALIADALRQGIIVSAAHTDATYEQMTDAFRRGVRRVTHLFNAMSGLNHRAPGAVGAALTTPGIICEAIADGHHVHAGALRLLHQVKGSDHVTLISDCHRPAGLPDGTYQVSGRMAVMSEGILRRPDGRLAGSTITLNKALRHYMDATDAPLEQVWRTATLNPARELGIDAQVGSLTVGKDADLVLFDTQMTAHLTITRGSIVYHAPESPVTF; from the coding sequence ATGTCCACTCCATCACTCCTGATCGCTAACGCAGAGTTGGTACTGCCCGACGACACCTGCAAGACAGGCTGGCTTCAGACGGAAGGCCGCGCGATTCATCGTATCGGTTTCGGCGCTGTGCCGGAACCCGCCGCGGGACAGACACTTATCGACGCCAGCGGGCTGATCCTGATGCCTGGGCTGATCGATATGCATCTTCACGGCATGCGCGGCGCGGATGCGATGGACGCCGTACCCGAGGCGCTCCATTCGATTTCCAGGGCGCTGGTCCGGCACGGGGTGACCGGCTGGCTCCCGACGACCTGGACCGCGCTGCACATGACAATCGTGACGGCGCTGGAAACCATCGCGGCCTGCATGGGGCCTTCGGCGACTGGCGCGACCATTCTGGGCGCGCACATGGAAGGGCCGTATCTCAATATCGCCCGCTGCGGCTATCAGAATGTGCAGTTCATCCGGCGGGCACGCGCCGACGAGAGCCGCGAGCTGTTCGAGACCGGAGCCGTCAGACTCATCTCGCTGGCACCGGAGTTCGCCGAGAACCAGGCGCTGATCGCCGATGCGCTGCGCCAGGGGATCATTGTGTCTGCCGCCCATACCGACGCGACCTATGAGCAAATGACCGACGCGTTCAGGCGCGGCGTCCGGCGCGTGACTCACCTCTTTAACGCGATGAGCGGCCTGAACCACCGCGCACCGGGAGCGGTCGGTGCGGCGCTCACGACGCCGGGGATTATCTGTGAGGCGATTGCCGACGGGCATCACGTCCACGCCGGCGCGCTGCGCCTGCTGCACCAGGTCAAAGGCTCCGATCACGTGACGCTGATCAGCGATTGCCACCGCCCGGCTGGGCTGCCGGATGGAACCTATCAGGTCAGCGGGCGCATGGCGGTCATGTCCGAGGGAATACTGCGCCGTCCCGATGGCCGTCTGGCCGGCAGCACCATTACGCTCAACAAGGCGCTGCGGCATTACATGGACGCGACCGACGCGCCGCTTGAGCAGGTATGGCGCACGGCAACGCTTAACCCCGCCCGTGAACTGGGCATCGACGCGCAGGTCGGCAGCCTGACCGTGGGCAAAGACGCCGATCTGGTGCTGTTCGACACGCAGATGACCGCCCATCTCACTATCACGCGCGGCAGCATCGTCTATCACGCGCCGGAGTCGCCGGTCACCTTCTGA
- a CDS encoding YciI family protein, whose translation MKYMAMIYGDESLSANMSQAEQEAEYMEYTVFGEKAGQRAASGEALHPVSTAKTVRVRDGKVLVTDGPFAETKESLGGYYILDCETLDEALELAALIPGAKNGSVEVRAVVVF comes from the coding sequence ATGAAGTATATGGCTATGATTTACGGCGATGAATCGTTGAGCGCCAATATGAGCCAGGCTGAGCAGGAGGCCGAATACATGGAATACACGGTATTCGGCGAGAAAGCCGGCCAACGCGCTGCTTCCGGCGAGGCGCTGCACCCGGTCTCCACCGCAAAAACCGTTCGCGTGCGGGACGGCAAGGTGCTGGTCACCGACGGCCCTTTTGCCGAGACCAAGGAGTCATTGGGCGGCTACTATATCCTTGATTGCGAGACCCTGGACGAGGCCCTGGAACTGGCGGCGCTGATCCCCGGCGCCAAGAACGGCAGCGTCGAAGTCCGCGCGGTTGTGGTCTTCTGA
- a CDS encoding RNA polymerase sigma factor — translation MDLTHEAIRRLIQDEVGRILAALVAALRDFELAEDVLQDALVSALERWPREGLPRNPAAWITTTARNRAIDRLRRAQNFERKQATLHAIEQMRATAENPDMLTDDFPDERLSLIFTCCHPSLAKEAQVALTLQTLGGLTPSEIAAAFLVPLATMQQRLVRAKRKIRDAGVPFEFPTPQQIPERLDGVLSVLYLIFNAGYSAPYGDRLVRADLCGEAIRLARVLCDLMARERRLVEDPEALGLLALMLLHDSRRQARQSESGDLVLLDDQDRALWDHRQIEEGLRVLDHALTLRHSGPYQIQAAIAAIHAEARDSTSTDWTQIALLYGALYRHAPTPVVALNRAVAVAMSEGYMAGLDLIDKLGIGGELDGYHLYHAARADLLRRLGWLPEARAAYRRALDLCQNSAERAFLQKRLDEVGG, via the coding sequence ATGGATTTAACGCATGAGGCCATTCGCCGCCTGATTCAGGATGAGGTCGGGCGGATATTGGCGGCGCTGGTTGCAGCGCTGCGCGATTTCGAATTGGCCGAGGACGTGCTGCAGGATGCCCTGGTCAGCGCCCTTGAGCGCTGGCCACGGGAAGGGCTGCCGCGCAATCCCGCTGCATGGATCACCACGACCGCGCGTAACCGCGCCATCGACAGGCTGCGCCGCGCCCAGAATTTCGAGCGCAAGCAGGCCACGCTTCACGCCATCGAGCAGATGCGCGCGACAGCGGAGAACCCCGATATGCTGACCGACGATTTCCCGGATGAGCGGCTGAGCCTGATCTTTACCTGCTGCCATCCTTCACTGGCGAAAGAGGCTCAGGTTGCGCTTACGCTGCAAACCCTGGGCGGACTCACGCCATCGGAGATCGCCGCCGCTTTCCTGGTTCCGCTGGCGACCATGCAGCAGCGTCTGGTGCGCGCCAAGCGCAAGATCCGCGATGCCGGCGTGCCGTTCGAATTCCCAACGCCGCAGCAAATCCCGGAACGCCTCGACGGCGTGCTGTCGGTGCTGTACCTCATTTTCAACGCCGGATACTCCGCCCCCTACGGCGACCGGCTGGTCCGGGCCGACCTGTGCGGCGAGGCGATCCGCTTGGCGCGCGTGCTGTGCGATCTGATGGCCAGGGAGCGCCGGCTGGTCGAAGACCCCGAGGCGCTCGGCCTGCTGGCGCTCATGCTGCTCCACGACTCGCGCCGGCAGGCGAGGCAGTCGGAGTCGGGCGACCTCGTCCTGCTCGACGATCAGGATCGCGCCTTGTGGGATCATCGTCAGATCGAAGAAGGGCTGCGCGTGCTCGATCATGCGCTGACCCTGCGCCACAGCGGCCCCTACCAGATCCAGGCGGCGATTGCGGCGATTCACGCCGAAGCTCGCGACAGCACCAGCACCGACTGGACGCAGATCGCTTTGCTGTACGGGGCGCTGTACCGCCACGCGCCCACGCCGGTGGTTGCGCTCAACCGAGCCGTAGCGGTCGCTATGAGCGAAGGCTATATGGCCGGCCTCGACCTGATCGACAAGCTCGGCATAGGCGGCGAACTGGATGGCTATCACCTGTACCACGCCGCACGCGCGGATTTGTTGCGTCGCCTCGGCTGGCTGCCGGAAGCCCGCGCCGCCTACCGCCGCGCGCTCGACCTGTGCCAGAACAGCGCCGAACGCGCCTTCCTGCAAAAGAGATTGGACGAAGTCGGTGGTTAA
- a CDS encoding GNAT family N-acetyltransferase: MSAIFDFDSFPRLETPRLILREATPGDAQDLFEFYRDPQMTRYVTFGVHRTIDDTLAFLAWMADAFQKKDSIRWGYELKETGNLIGSGGLHFWKRNIRCAEVGYHIGPPYWGGGYATEALRAIVAFGFEHMDLNRIEGKHTAGNVGSGRVMLKTGFRYEGTLRQREVKDGLIEDSLWYSILREEYEQPAG, translated from the coding sequence GTGAGCGCGATATTCGATTTCGACTCGTTTCCCCGCCTCGAAACGCCGCGACTTATCCTGCGCGAGGCCACGCCTGGCGACGCGCAGGATCTGTTCGAGTTCTACCGCGATCCGCAAATGACCCGTTATGTGACCTTCGGCGTCCACCGCACCATCGATGACACGCTCGCGTTTCTGGCATGGATGGCCGACGCCTTTCAGAAGAAGGACAGCATCCGCTGGGGGTATGAGTTGAAGGAAACCGGTAACCTGATAGGCTCCGGCGGCCTGCACTTCTGGAAACGTAACATCCGCTGCGCCGAGGTCGGCTACCACATCGGGCCGCCCTACTGGGGCGGCGGTTACGCCACCGAAGCCCTGCGGGCTATCGTCGCCTTTGGTTTCGAGCATATGGACCTTAACCGGATCGAGGGCAAGCACACCGCCGGAAATGTAGGCTCGGGCCGTGTCATGCTCAAAACCGGCTTTCGCTACGAAGGGACCCTGCGCCAACGCGAGGTTAAGGACGGCCTGATTGAGGACAGTCTGTGGTACTCGATCCTACGCGAGGAGTACGAGCAGCCGGCAGGTTAA
- a CDS encoding cellulase family glycosylhydrolase — protein sequence MKIDGIWFKDDDGRTLMLRGANLSGATKVPVTPNGATYQNEGFFNGRDVSFVGRPFPLVEADEHFSRLKAWGMTFLRFLITWEAIEHAGPKQYDEAYLDYVRAVVQKAGDYGIDVFIDPHQDVWSRWTGGDGAPAWTLEAIGIDISRLHTTGAAVSHQTHGDPFPRMIWPSNYARLGAATMFTLFFGGKDFAPNTFVDGVQVQEYLQRHYLDAVKQVATRLKDLPNVVGYDSLNEPGAGYIGVQDAGSVASDFLLLGPTPTPFQGMLLASGYAQDVAVFETGFGGINQVDTIRQNPNGVVLWKDGYKCIWKQNGLWDDKDGQPVLLRPDHFARKPDGSAIDAVNDYMKPFMVRFVSEIREVDPRAFIFLEGSPVGPHPHWGDSDPGNAVNAAHWYDVTTLFLKIFNPDFTIDLTSMQPVSGAENVQALFTSQLAAKKDARIPTLVGEFGIPFDLDSKAAYKSGEFGTHVTALDMYYNGMDANLLNCTIWNYTPDNSNARGDLWNDEDLSIFSRDQQDKNWQEDIHAGGRGLAALVRPYARKTAGEPLSMRFDLAAKRFEFTFKPDASVSAPTEVFVPQYQYPNGVEVTVSGGTFEHDAAAQRVLVSATPGSESCTVVITPK from the coding sequence ATGAAGATTGACGGGATTTGGTTTAAGGACGACGACGGGCGAACGCTAATGCTGCGCGGGGCGAACCTGAGCGGCGCGACGAAAGTGCCGGTGACGCCCAACGGCGCGACCTACCAGAACGAGGGGTTTTTCAACGGCCGCGATGTGTCTTTTGTCGGCCGGCCGTTCCCGCTGGTAGAAGCCGACGAGCATTTCAGCCGGCTGAAAGCCTGGGGCATGACCTTTCTGCGCTTTCTGATCACCTGGGAAGCGATTGAACACGCCGGGCCGAAGCAGTACGACGAAGCGTATCTCGACTATGTGCGTGCCGTGGTCCAGAAGGCCGGGGATTACGGGATCGATGTCTTCATCGACCCGCACCAGGACGTCTGGAGCCGCTGGACGGGCGGCGACGGCGCGCCGGCCTGGACGCTGGAAGCGATCGGCATCGACATTTCGCGGCTGCACACGACCGGCGCGGCGGTCTCGCATCAGACCCACGGCGACCCGTTCCCGCGGATGATCTGGCCGAGCAATTACGCGCGGCTGGGCGCAGCGACGATGTTCACGCTGTTCTTCGGGGGCAAAGACTTTGCGCCAAACACGTTTGTCGACGGCGTACAGGTGCAGGAGTATCTCCAGCGCCACTATCTCGACGCTGTGAAACAAGTCGCCACACGGTTGAAAGACCTGCCGAACGTGGTGGGATATGACAGCCTGAACGAGCCAGGCGCAGGCTATATCGGCGTGCAGGATGCGGGCAGCGTTGCCAGCGACTTCCTGCTGCTCGGCCCGACGCCCACGCCATTTCAGGGCATGCTGCTGGCCTCAGGCTACGCGCAGGACGTCGCGGTGTTCGAGACCGGCTTCGGCGGGATCAACCAGGTGGATACCATCCGGCAGAATCCGAACGGCGTGGTCCTCTGGAAGGACGGGTACAAGTGCATCTGGAAGCAGAACGGGCTTTGGGACGATAAGGACGGCCAGCCGGTGCTGCTGCGGCCAGATCACTTCGCACGGAAGCCGGACGGCAGCGCCATCGACGCGGTGAACGATTATATGAAGCCGTTCATGGTTCGATTCGTCAGCGAAATCCGTGAAGTCGATCCACGGGCGTTCATCTTCCTTGAAGGTTCGCCGGTCGGGCCGCACCCGCACTGGGGGGACTCCGATCCCGGCAACGCGGTCAATGCCGCCCACTGGTACGATGTAACAACTCTGTTCCTCAAGATATTCAACCCGGACTTCACCATCGATCTCACGTCGATGCAGCCCGTGAGCGGCGCGGAAAACGTGCAGGCGCTGTTCACGAGTCAGCTTGCGGCCAAGAAAGATGCGCGCATCCCCACGCTGGTCGGAGAATTCGGCATCCCCTTCGACCTCGACAGCAAGGCCGCCTACAAGAGCGGCGAATTCGGGACGCATGTCACCGCACTCGATATGTATTACAACGGGATGGATGCGAACCTGCTGAACTGCACGATCTGGAACTACACGCCCGACAATTCCAACGCACGCGGTGACCTGTGGAACGACGAAGACCTCTCCATCTTCAGCCGCGACCAGCAGGACAAGAACTGGCAGGAGGATATCCATGCCGGCGGGCGCGGACTGGCGGCGCTTGTCCGGCCTTACGCGCGGAAGACCGCCGGCGAACCGCTGTCGATGCGCTTCGACCTGGCCGCCAAACGCTTCGAGTTCACGTTCAAGCCCGACGCGTCTGTTTCTGCGCCTACCGAAGTCTTCGTGCCGCAGTACCAGTATCCGAACGGGGTTGAGGTGACGGTATCCGGCGGGACGTTCGAGCACGACGCGGCGGCCCAGCGCGTACTGGTCAGCGCAACACCCGGCAGTGAAAGTTGTACGGTGGTCATCACCCCGAAGTGA
- a CDS encoding NfeD family protein — MDNLATVIFAAFTLVGAGYFLFVIFFGDLADGAGDSEFGVMLIAAFCAGFGAFGLLGTLSKWSLPLTVVTSLLVGYLMGKAGSSVLRFVLKQQTKDSIPVMHDLVGMAARVTIDSAAGKTGEAMLEGAAHITRSAVKEVNGEALKRGDLVQVVSVESGLLYVKKKNG; from the coding sequence ATGGACAATCTTGCCACAGTGATTTTCGCCGCGTTCACGCTGGTGGGCGCGGGCTACTTCCTCTTTGTCATCTTCTTCGGCGACCTCGCCGATGGCGCCGGGGACAGCGAGTTCGGTGTCATGCTGATCGCCGCCTTTTGCGCGGGGTTCGGCGCCTTCGGGCTGCTCGGCACGCTGTCGAAGTGGTCGCTCCCGCTGACCGTTGTGACATCGCTGCTGGTAGGCTATCTGATGGGCAAGGCCGGCTCGTCCGTGCTGCGGTTTGTCCTGAAGCAGCAGACCAAAGACAGCATCCCGGTTATGCATGATCTGGTCGGCATGGCCGCCCGCGTCACCATCGACAGCGCCGCCGGCAAGACCGGCGAGGCGATGCTCGAAGGCGCGGCGCATATCACCCGGTCAGCCGTGAAGGAAGTCAACGGCGAAGCGCTCAAACGCGGCGACCTGGTTCAGGTTGTCAGCGTCGAAAGTGGGTTATTGTATGTCAAGAAAAAGAACGGCTAA